From Bradyrhizobium sp. AZCC 1610:
AAGTTTTTTGCCGAGCGCGTCGACAAGCTGACCGGCGGCAATCTCAAGATCGAGGCGCTGCCCGGCGGCGCGGTCGTTCCGCCGTTCGAGATCCTGGATGCCACGCACAAGAAGGTAATCGACGGTGCCTATGGCATCTCCTACTGGTGGTACGGCAAGAGCGTCACCGCGACGCTGTTCGCCAATACACCGGCCGGCATTTTTGGCATGGATGCTATCGACTTCATTGGATGGGTTTACGAGGGCGGCGGCCTCGATCTGTGGAACGAGTTCTATCAGAAGGAGCTCAAGCTCAATCTGGTGGCATTTCCGAGTATTCCGCCGAGCCCGCAGGCGCTCGGCTGGTTCAAGCGTCCGATCAAGGACCTGCCGGACTTCAAGGGAATGAAGTGTCGCCAGACCGGCATCGTCTCCCAGCTCTACGCCAAAATGGGTATGGCGGTCGTCAACATGCCGGGTGGTGAGATCTTGCCCGCCGCAGAGCGCGGCACGATCGATTGTGCCGAGTGGGTCGGCGGAATTGAGGATCTGCGGCTCGGCCTGCATACGGTCTGGAAATACCACTACACACCCGGCATGCATGAGAGCGCCTCGGTCGCCGAGATCGCGATCAACAAGGACGTGTGGGACAGCCTGCCGCCGCAGAACCAGGAGGCCATCAAGTCGGCTACATCAGAGACATTCCTGCGCTGGTGGGCCAGCTTCCAGCGACAAAACGCGGACGCGATCGCAGAGTTCAAGGAGAAGCACGGCGTTAAGCTCCTGACGACACCGCCCGAGGTCAATCAGGCCTTCCTCAAGACGTGGGACGAATTTGCCGCGGCGGAGGCGGCGAAGAACCCCTTCTTCAAGAAAGTCTACGAATCTCAGAAGGCCTATGCCGCCAAGGTCGTGCCCGCCAAGCGCTTCATGTTTCCGTCCTACGCATTGCAGGCGGACCATTATTGGCCCGTTAAAGAATAAGACGGGCTCCGGCGAAGGGATGACATTGCAGGAAAGGCGGCCTTGGCCGCCTTTCCTTGATATGGATAAGCAGCCGATCGCGCTTACCTGACAAGGTTCGGCAACCACAGTGCGATTTGCGGGAACAACAGCAGCAGCGCCAAGACTATGACCTGAATCACCATATAATCGGACATGCCCCTGTAAATCGTGCTCAAGCTCCATTGCGGAACGACGTTCCGCAAGTAGTACGCCGACATTGCAACGGGCGGGCTCAAATACGAAGTCTGCATATTGATGGCGGTCAGTGCGCCAAACCAAATCAGCAGGTCGAGCTTGTTCAAACCGAACTGAAGCTTTTCGACCACGGGCAAAACGATCGGAAGAAAGACCAGGATGATCACGGGCCATTCGAACGGCCAGCCGAGGACGAAAAAGATCACCATGATCAACGCCAGCTTCCACCAGTCACTCAGCGGAAGGGCGAGCAGATAGTTGGTAATCAAGTTCGCCGTACCCAGCTTGGTGAAGACAGCGCCGAACACCGTCGAGGCCACCGCCAGAAACAGCACC
This genomic window contains:
- a CDS encoding TRAP transporter substrate-binding protein; protein product: MKMSSLRKVALFAATSATLAFAGTALAQQPRVLKIQSAVPPSSTTHDALKFFAERVDKLTGGNLKIEALPGGAVVPPFEILDATHKKVIDGAYGISYWWYGKSVTATLFANTPAGIFGMDAIDFIGWVYEGGGLDLWNEFYQKELKLNLVAFPSIPPSPQALGWFKRPIKDLPDFKGMKCRQTGIVSQLYAKMGMAVVNMPGGEILPAAERGTIDCAEWVGGIEDLRLGLHTVWKYHYTPGMHESASVAEIAINKDVWDSLPPQNQEAIKSATSETFLRWWASFQRQNADAIAEFKEKHGVKLLTTPPEVNQAFLKTWDEFAAAEAAKNPFFKKVYESQKAYAAKVVPAKRFMFPSYALQADHYWPVKE